One region of Roseicitreum antarcticum genomic DNA includes:
- the proC gene encoding pyrroline-5-carboxylate reductase: MDLALVNARGLVLLGCGKMGSAMLAGWLARGVDPASVWVLDPHPSDWLTATGVHINAGVPDAPAVVILAVKPQMMDAALPVLVPLGNGSVVFVSIAAGTPIAKFAALLGAQTPIIRAMPNTPAAVGRGITALIGNDHVSPDAMTLAEDLLSAVGQTLRLQDESQMDAVTALSGSGPAYVFHLIEAMADAGIQQGLSPEMALHLARATVAGAGHLAENTTEDPSQLRVNVTSPGGTTAAALSVLMDADTGFPALLSRAITAAADRSRELAK, translated from the coding sequence ATGGATTTGGCATTGGTGAACGCCAGGGGGCTGGTACTCTTGGGTTGTGGAAAAATGGGCTCGGCGATGCTGGCAGGTTGGCTGGCACGCGGGGTCGATCCGGCATCGGTCTGGGTTCTTGACCCGCATCCCAGCGACTGGCTGACAGCGACTGGCGTGCATATCAATGCAGGTGTCCCCGATGCCCCCGCCGTGGTCATTCTGGCGGTCAAGCCACAGATGATGGATGCCGCCTTGCCGGTGCTGGTGCCGCTGGGCAACGGGTCGGTGGTGTTTGTCTCGATCGCCGCAGGCACGCCGATCGCAAAGTTTGCGGCGCTTCTGGGCGCGCAAACGCCGATCATTCGTGCGATGCCCAACACCCCCGCTGCCGTCGGACGGGGTATCACCGCGCTGATTGGCAATGACCATGTAAGCCCGGACGCGATGACACTGGCCGAGGATCTGCTGTCAGCTGTTGGCCAGACCCTGCGGCTGCAAGACGAATCCCAGATGGATGCGGTTACCGCCCTGTCAGGCTCGGGGCCGGCCTATGTGTTTCACCTGATCGAAGCGATGGCTGACGCTGGCATCCAGCAAGGTCTGTCACCGGAAATGGCGCTGCATCTGGCGCGCGCGACCGTGGCGGGTGCAGGGCATCTGGCTGAAAACACGACCGAAGATCCCAGCCAGTTGCGCGTCAACGTCACCAGTCCGGGCGGCACCACGGCGGCGGCCTTGTCGGTGCTGATGGATGCGGATACCGGTTTTCCCGCTCTTCTGTCGCGCGCGATCACGGCGGCGGCGGACCGTTCGCGGGAATTGGCGAAATGA
- a CDS encoding TetR/AcrR family transcriptional regulator, with translation MTKNATKGAARVRQGRKFAQVLEGAREVFLASGFEGASVDEIARVAGVSKATLYSYFPDKRLLFLEVIRMECARQTDEAVTLIDLSAPVRVVLRAGARHIIGFVTSDFGRGVHRMCVAEADRFPDLGRQFYESGPEMGRARIVDFLRDACARGTLRIDDHALAADQFMQLCQAHIFDRVACGVQTAFSEAEVNRVIDGAVEMFMARYGVAESSAPAGG, from the coding sequence ATGACCAAAAATGCCACAAAGGGTGCCGCCCGTGTTCGGCAGGGCCGAAAGTTCGCGCAGGTGCTTGAAGGCGCGCGCGAGGTGTTTCTGGCCAGCGGGTTTGAAGGCGCCAGTGTTGATGAGATCGCGCGGGTTGCTGGCGTATCCAAGGCCACGCTTTACAGCTACTTCCCCGACAAGCGTCTGCTATTCCTCGAAGTGATCCGCATGGAATGCGCGCGCCAGACCGATGAGGCCGTGACCCTTATCGACCTGTCGGCACCCGTGCGCGTGGTGCTGCGGGCAGGCGCAAGGCATATCATCGGCTTTGTCACCTCGGATTTCGGGCGGGGCGTCCACCGCATGTGCGTGGCAGAGGCGGACCGCTTCCCTGATTTGGGGCGTCAGTTCTATGAAAGCGGCCCAGAAATGGGCCGGGCGCGTATTGTCGATTTTCTGCGCGATGCCTGCGCCAGGGGGACCCTGCGGATCGACGATCACGCGCTTGCCGCCGATCAGTTCATGCAGCTATGCCAGGCGCATATCTTCGACCGGGTGGCCTGCGGCGTCCAGACTGCGTTTTCTGAGGCCGAGGTCAACCGCGTGATCGACGGCGCGGTCGAAATGTTCATGGCGCGGTATGGCGTGGCCGAAAGCTCGGCGCCTGCGGGCGGCTGA
- a CDS encoding type III secretion system chaperone family protein: MSLVELAYSSDEIHPIDIVETVAEHHAWDFDRMGDDQIAMAVEGQWRTYSLTLAWSEQDETLRLICTFEMDPPAARMPALLETVNLANDQVWTGAFSYWQAQRLMVWRYGLLLSGGQVAGSEQINHMIAAAISAAERFYPAFQLVSWGNDTPQSALKVAIAEAYGRA, translated from the coding sequence ATGTCACTTGTGGAACTTGCGTACAGCAGCGACGAAATTCACCCTATCGACATCGTAGAAACCGTGGCCGAGCATCACGCGTGGGACTTTGACCGCATGGGCGATGATCAGATCGCAATGGCGGTAGAAGGGCAGTGGCGCACGTATTCTCTGACCCTTGCATGGTCGGAGCAGGATGAGACCCTGCGCCTGATCTGCACGTTCGAGATGGACCCGCCCGCGGCGCGGATGCCCGCGTTATTGGAGACAGTCAACCTGGCCAATGATCAGGTGTGGACTGGTGCATTCTCCTACTGGCAGGCGCAGCGGCTGATGGTCTGGCGCTATGGGCTGTTGCTCAGCGGTGGGCAGGTCGCCGGTTCCGAGCAGATCAACCACATGATTGCCGCCGCGATCAGCGCGGCTGAGCGTTTTTACCCAGCGTTTCAGCTGGTGTCCTGGGGAAATGACACCCCGCAAAGTGCCCTGAAAGTCGCCATTGCAGAGGCTTACGGACGCGCCTAA
- a CDS encoding dihydroxyacetone kinase subunit DhaK: MAQFINKKENTVTDALDGLIRASGGGLARLDGYPHIRVVIRNDWDKSKVALVSGGGSGHEPAHAGFVGQGMLTAAVCGDVFASPSVDAVLAGILAVSGPAGCLLIVKNYTGDRLNFGLAAERARAFGLKVRMVIVDDDIALPDLPQPRGVAGTLFVHKIAGAVAEAGATLEAVTEAAERVIAGTRTLGMSLDTCTVPGSPKEVRIAPGKAELGLGIHGEAGVEQIDFTDARHAIAAVVEKLAPGMAETPHVVMLNNLGGTTVLEMSILTNELLASAIAPKLSLIVGPAAMMTSLDMQGFSVSVYPATPDDVAHLTAPCAPHSWPGCKTVTPVTVNELPDGLTPIRPVPSQHRATEIFLTRCCQILMEAEDDLNALDAKSGDGDTGSTLAGAARALIAAMDRLPLADHTQLYRAIGQELSQTMGGSSGVLLAIFFTAAGDAASTGLPMVAALKEGLARMQHIGGAEPGDRTMVDALKPALDALEGGMAPAAAAARKGADHTATIVKAKAGRASYISAGQLRGHIDPGAEAVARLFEQLEASA; this comes from the coding sequence ATGGCACAGTTCATCAATAAGAAAGAAAATACGGTAACGGATGCGCTGGACGGGCTGATCCGTGCATCGGGGGGCGGGCTGGCACGGCTGGACGGCTATCCGCATATCCGCGTCGTGATCCGCAACGACTGGGATAAATCCAAGGTCGCGCTGGTATCAGGCGGCGGGTCGGGGCATGAGCCTGCGCATGCCGGCTTCGTCGGGCAGGGCATGCTGACGGCGGCGGTCTGCGGCGATGTCTTCGCCTCACCTTCCGTCGACGCTGTGCTCGCGGGTATTCTGGCAGTGAGCGGCCCGGCGGGCTGTCTTCTGATCGTCAAGAACTACACCGGCGACCGGCTGAACTTTGGGCTGGCCGCCGAACGGGCGCGGGCGTTTGGGCTGAAGGTCCGCATGGTCATCGTGGATGACGACATCGCCCTGCCCGACCTGCCGCAACCGCGTGGGGTGGCAGGCACCTTGTTCGTCCACAAGATCGCCGGCGCCGTGGCCGAGGCGGGCGCCACGCTGGAGGCTGTCACCGAAGCGGCCGAACGCGTGATCGCGGGGACCCGGACGCTGGGCATGTCGCTCGACACCTGCACCGTGCCCGGATCGCCGAAGGAGGTGCGCATCGCACCCGGCAAGGCGGAACTGGGCCTCGGCATCCATGGTGAGGCCGGGGTGGAGCAGATTGATTTCACCGATGCCCGCCACGCCATCGCCGCCGTGGTGGAAAAGCTGGCACCCGGCATGGCCGAAACGCCGCACGTCGTCATGCTCAACAATCTGGGTGGCACGACGGTGCTGGAAATGTCGATCCTGACCAACGAACTGCTGGCCTCGGCCATCGCTCCAAAACTGTCGCTGATCGTTGGCCCGGCGGCGATGATGACATCGCTGGACATGCAGGGCTTCTCGGTGTCGGTCTATCCTGCCACGCCCGATGATGTCGCGCATCTGACGGCCCCCTGCGCGCCGCATTCATGGCCCGGGTGCAAAACCGTGACACCCGTGACGGTAAATGAACTGCCTGACGGCCTGACGCCCATCCGGCCTGTACCATCGCAGCACAGGGCGACGGAGATCTTCCTGACGCGCTGCTGCCAGATCCTGATGGAAGCGGAGGATGATCTGAACGCGCTGGACGCGAAATCAGGCGATGGTGATACTGGATCTACGCTGGCAGGCGCGGCGCGGGCGCTGATCGCCGCGATGGACCGGCTGCCGCTGGCCGATCATACGCAGCTTTACCGCGCGATAGGGCAGGAACTGAGCCAGACCATGGGTGGATCATCCGGCGTGTTGCTTGCGATCTTCTTCACCGCTGCGGGCGACGCCGCATCCACCGGCCTGCCAATGGTTGCCGCGCTGAAGGAAGGGCTGGCCCGGATGCAGCATATCGGCGGCGCAGAGCCCGGTGACCGTACCATGGTAGACGCCTTGAAACCGGCGTTGGACGCGCTGGAGGGCGGCATGGCACCGGCAGCAGCGGCCGCGCGGAAGGGCGCCGACCACACGGCTACCATCGTAAAGGCCAAGGCCGGACGCGCGTCCTACATCAGCGCAGGACAGTTGCGCGGCCATATCGACCCCGGTGCAGAGGCGGTTGCGCGATTGTTTGAGCAGTTGGAGGCAAGCGCGTAG
- a CDS encoding 2-hydroxyacid dehydrogenase: MRLLITRPLPPRVVTHAEAHFDVALREKTTPMTPAEMRSALTIHDVVLPTLGDMFSAGIFAEIPAPRCRLLANFGVGYNHIDTAAARAVGVRVTNTPGAVTDATADVALTLMLMSARRAGEGERMVRAGRWQGWHPTQMLGMHLSGKVLGVIGMGRIGRAIARRAHFGFGMEVVFFNRSPVADAGVPAQQLGSIPAVMAAADMVVIAVPGGAETHHLIGAVELAAMQSHAHIINIARGDVLSEAALIAALQSGQIAGAGLDVYEFEPKVPDALRALENVVLLPHLGTAALEVREAMGMMAVDNAIAHLEGRDLPNPV, translated from the coding sequence ATGCGTTTGCTGATAACCCGCCCGCTGCCCCCCCGCGTGGTCACCCATGCCGAGGCGCATTTTGATGTGGCTTTGCGTGAAAAGACCACGCCGATGACCCCGGCCGAGATGCGCAGCGCCCTGACGATCCATGATGTGGTGCTGCCCACCCTTGGCGATATGTTCAGCGCCGGGATCTTTGCCGAGATCCCCGCGCCGCGCTGCCGCCTTCTGGCAAATTTCGGCGTGGGCTACAACCACATAGACACCGCGGCGGCGCGGGCTGTGGGTGTGCGCGTTACCAACACCCCGGGTGCGGTGACCGATGCCACCGCCGACGTTGCCCTGACCCTGATGCTGATGAGCGCGCGCCGCGCGGGTGAGGGGGAGCGCATGGTCCGCGCGGGGCGCTGGCAGGGCTGGCATCCAACCCAGATGCTGGGCATGCATCTGTCGGGCAAGGTGCTGGGCGTGATCGGCATGGGCCGTATCGGCCGCGCCATTGCCCGCCGCGCGCATTTCGGTTTTGGGATGGAGGTGGTGTTCTTCAACCGCTCGCCCGTTGCAGATGCGGGCGTGCCAGCGCAACAGTTGGGCAGTATCCCTGCGGTGATGGCCGCTGCCGATATGGTAGTGATTGCGGTGCCGGGCGGGGCTGAAACGCACCATCTGATCGGTGCGGTGGAACTGGCCGCAATGCAATCCCACGCCCATATCATCAATATAGCGCGCGGTGATGTCCTTTCGGAGGCCGCGCTGATCGCGGCGCTGCAATCGGGGCAGATCGCGGGTGCCGGCCTTGATGTCTATGAATTTGAGCCGAAGGTGCCTGACGCCCTGCGTGCTCTGGAAAATGTGGTGTTGCTGCCGCATCTGGGCACCGCCGCGCTGGAAGTGCGCGAGGCAATGGGCATGATGGCCGTGGACAATGCGATTGCGCATCTGGAAGGGCGCGACCTGCCGAACCCGGTGTAA
- a CDS encoding YaiI/YqxD family protein, whose protein sequence is MTQVFIDADACPVKAEAERVATRHKVQMYLVCNGGLRPSQNPLVQVVFVSDGPDVADMWIADRAGPGDVVVTADVPLAAKCIAAGARVIRHDGDVFTPANIGNILATRDLMADLRAADPFRQGGGRAFSGADRAQFLQALDRELTAARRAG, encoded by the coding sequence ATGACGCAGGTTTTCATAGATGCGGACGCCTGCCCGGTCAAGGCTGAGGCCGAGCGGGTCGCCACACGGCATAAAGTGCAAATGTATCTGGTCTGCAACGGTGGGCTGCGCCCGTCGCAAAACCCGCTGGTTCAGGTGGTTTTCGTGTCTGACGGCCCTGACGTTGCGGATATGTGGATCGCCGACCGCGCCGGCCCCGGCGATGTGGTGGTGACCGCCGATGTGCCCCTGGCCGCGAAATGCATTGCTGCCGGTGCCCGGGTGATCAGGCATGACGGCGATGTCTTCACCCCGGCGAATATCGGCAATATCCTGGCCACGCGCGACCTGATGGCCGATCTGCGCGCCGCCGACCCGTTCCGGCAGGGCGGGGGGCGTGCATTCTCTGGCGCGGACCGAGCGCAGTTCCTGCAAGCCTTGGATCGTGAGCTGACGGCGGCCCGGCGCGCGGGCTAA
- a CDS encoding metallopeptidase family protein: protein MTQTPWTDTLPPAIDDIEALAIVACDALPPEFAAVARGVHLRVEDFAPDDLLAEIGLEDPFELSGLYIGVPMPEKSVMDQVTAPDTIWLFRRPILDEWAGRGGVTLGDLVSHVFVHELAHHFGWSDEEIAAIAPWTDWTEDAAED, encoded by the coding sequence ATGACCCAAACACCCTGGACCGACACCCTGCCCCCCGCCATCGACGACATTGAGGCGCTGGCCATCGTCGCCTGTGACGCCCTGCCCCCAGAGTTCGCCGCCGTGGCGCGCGGCGTTCACCTGCGGGTCGAGGACTTCGCCCCTGATGATTTACTGGCCGAGATCGGGCTGGAAGACCCGTTCGAGCTGTCAGGTCTGTATATCGGTGTGCCGATGCCTGAGAAGTCGGTCATGGATCAGGTTACCGCGCCCGATACGATCTGGCTGTTCCGCCGGCCCATCCTGGACGAATGGGCCGGGCGCGGCGGTGTCACCCTCGGCGATCTGGTGTCGCATGTTTTCGTGCACGAACTGGCGCATCACTTTGGCTGGTCGGACGAAGAGATTGCCGCGATTGCCCCCTGGACTGATTGGACCGAGGACGCGGCAGAGGACTGA
- the lepA gene encoding translation elongation factor 4 translates to MTQLDHIRNFSIVAHIDHGKSTLADRLIQSTGTVTDRDMKEQMLDSMDIERERGITIKANTVRIDYVANNGEAYVLNLIDTPGHVDFAYEVSRSMRAVEGSLLVVDASQGVEAQTLANVYTAIEADHEIIPVLNKIDLPAAEPERVKEQIEDVIGIDASGAIYISAKSGLGIPEVLEAIVHRLPAPKGDRDAPLKAMLVDSWYDPYLGVVVLIRVMDGVIRKGDNIRMMQTGAKYGIDKLSVLKPQMVDIAELGPGEIGIFTGSIKQVRDTRVGDTITHDKKPCAKALPGFKPSIPVVFCGLFPVDSAEFEPMREAIEKLALNDASFSYEMESSAALGFGFRCGFLGLLHLEVIRDRIEREYDIDLITTAPSVVYRIHMKDGTVQELHNPADMPDITYVAHVEEPRIKATILVPDEFLGDVLKLCQDRRGIQQELTYAGSRAMVVYDLPLNEVVFDFYDRLKSVTKGYASFDYEITGYREDNLVKMQVLVNDEPVDALSMMVHRDRADMRGRSMCEKLKELIPRHMFKIPIQAAIGGKVIARETLSALRKDVTAKCYGGDATRKRKLLDKQKAGKKKMRQFGKVEIPQQAFINALKMDG, encoded by the coding sequence ATGACCCAGCTTGATCACATTCGCAACTTCTCCATCGTGGCGCATATCGACCACGGTAAATCCACGCTTGCTGACCGGTTGATCCAATCAACCGGCACTGTCACCGACCGTGACATGAAAGAGCAGATGCTGGACAGTATGGATATCGAACGCGAACGCGGCATCACCATCAAGGCGAACACCGTGCGTATCGACTATGTGGCGAACAACGGTGAGGCCTATGTGCTGAACCTGATCGACACCCCCGGCCATGTTGATTTCGCCTATGAAGTGTCGCGGTCGATGCGGGCGGTCGAAGGCTCGCTTCTGGTCGTCGATGCTTCGCAGGGCGTCGAGGCGCAGACGCTGGCCAATGTCTACACCGCCATCGAGGCCGACCACGAGATCATTCCGGTGCTGAACAAGATCGACCTGCCCGCCGCCGAACCGGAGCGGGTGAAAGAACAGATCGAGGATGTGATCGGCATCGACGCCTCAGGCGCGATCTATATATCGGCCAAATCCGGCCTTGGTATTCCTGAAGTGTTGGAAGCGATTGTGCACCGTCTGCCTGCGCCAAAGGGTGATCGCGACGCGCCGTTGAAGGCGATGCTGGTGGACAGTTGGTATGACCCGTACTTGGGTGTTGTCGTGCTGATCCGCGTCATGGACGGCGTGATCCGCAAGGGCGACAACATCCGCATGATGCAGACCGGGGCAAAGTACGGCATCGACAAGCTGTCGGTCCTGAAGCCGCAGATGGTCGACATCGCCGAACTGGGCCCGGGCGAGATCGGGATTTTCACAGGCTCCATCAAGCAGGTGCGCGACACCCGTGTGGGCGACACCATTACCCACGACAAGAAGCCCTGCGCCAAGGCGCTGCCGGGGTTCAAACCGTCGATCCCGGTGGTGTTTTGCGGCCTGTTCCCGGTGGACAGCGCCGAATTTGAACCCATGCGCGAAGCGATCGAGAAGCTGGCGCTGAACGATGCGTCTTTCAGCTATGAGATGGAAAGCTCGGCAGCGCTGGGCTTCGGCTTCCGCTGCGGCTTTCTGGGCTTGCTCCATCTGGAAGTGATCCGCGACCGGATCGAGCGAGAGTATGACATCGACCTGATTACTACCGCGCCCAGTGTAGTCTATCGTATCCACATGAAGGACGGCACCGTCCAAGAACTGCACAATCCCGCCGACATGCCCGACATCACCTATGTGGCCCATGTGGAAGAACCCCGCATCAAGGCTACGATCCTGGTGCCGGATGAGTTTCTGGGCGATGTACTGAAGCTGTGTCAGGACCGGCGCGGCATTCAGCAGGAGCTGACCTATGCGGGCAGCCGCGCCATGGTGGTCTATGACCTGCCGCTCAATGAGGTGGTGTTCGATTTCTATGACAGGCTGAAATCGGTCACCAAGGGCTATGCGTCCTTCGATTATGAAATCACGGGCTACCGTGAGGATAATCTGGTCAAGATGCAGGTCCTGGTAAACGATGAACCCGTCGATGCGCTGTCGATGATGGTGCATCGTGACCGCGCTGATATGCGGGGCCGGTCCATGTGCGAAAAGCTGAAAGAACTCATCCCGCGGCACATGTTCAAGATCCCGATTCAGGCTGCCATCGGGGGCAAGGTGATCGCGCGCGAAACCCTGTCGGCGCTGCGCAAGGACGTGACCGCGAAATGCTATGGCGGCGACGCCACCCGGAAGCGCAAGCTTCTGGACAAGCAAAAAGCGGGCAAGAAGAAGATGCGCCAGTTCGGCAAGGTAGAGATCCCGCAGCAGGCCTTCATCAACGCGCTGAAAATGGACGGCTGA
- the gltX gene encoding glutamate--tRNA ligase produces the protein MTITRFAPSPTGYLHIGNLRTALFNYLIARKSGGQFILRLDDTDQERSKQEYVDAIQYDLEWLGLTWDRVERQSLRLDRYNEAADQLRRDGRLYECFETPTELDLKRKKQLNMGKPPVYDRAALALSDADRAALRADRSGHWRFLLDQTRIDWTDGILGDLSIDAASVSDPVLIKGDGQFLYTMASVVDDTDMGVTHIVRGSDHVTNTATQIQIIAALGGTTPAFAHHSLLTGPQGEALSKRLGTLSLRDLRAAGVERMALLSLMARLGSSQPVDLRADLDAIAEGFDLSQFGSAPTKFDAEDLWPLTRAHVQALPFDAVAGHIRALGVPDALAGQFWDVARENITKVGDLDAWWAMCRDGATPDIAPDDADFVAQAMTLLPPPPYGPTAWKDWTDSVKSATGRKGKGLFMPLRKAVTGQAHGPDMSALLPLMQRVPARDDLVG, from the coding sequence ATGACCATCACCCGTTTCGCGCCTTCGCCCACCGGCTATCTGCATATCGGCAACCTGCGCACCGCGCTTTTCAACTATCTGATCGCCCGCAAGTCTGGTGGGCAGTTCATCTTGCGGCTCGATGACACCGATCAGGAGCGCTCGAAGCAGGAGTACGTCGACGCGATCCAGTATGATCTGGAATGGCTGGGTCTGACCTGGGACCGGGTAGAGCGTCAGTCGCTGCGGCTGGACCGTTACAATGAGGCGGCCGACCAGCTGCGCCGCGATGGCCGCTTGTATGAGTGTTTCGAGACTCCGACCGAGCTGGATCTGAAGCGCAAGAAGCAGCTTAACATGGGTAAACCGCCGGTCTACGACCGCGCGGCGCTGGCGCTGAGCGATGCCGACCGCGCGGCACTGCGCGCCGATCGTTCCGGGCATTGGCGGTTCTTGCTGGATCAGACACGGATCGACTGGACCGATGGCATTCTGGGTGATCTGTCGATTGATGCGGCCAGCGTGTCCGACCCCGTGCTGATCAAAGGCGACGGACAATTTCTGTACACCATGGCTTCGGTCGTCGATGATACCGACATGGGTGTGACGCATATCGTGCGGGGGTCGGACCATGTGACCAACACCGCGACGCAAATCCAGATCATTGCAGCGCTGGGCGGCACGACTCCTGCGTTCGCACACCATTCGCTGCTGACCGGGCCACAGGGCGAGGCGCTGTCGAAGCGGCTGGGCACTTTGTCGCTGCGCGATTTGCGCGCTGCCGGGGTGGAGCGGATGGCGCTGCTGTCGCTGATGGCGCGGCTGGGTTCGTCCCAGCCGGTGGACTTGCGGGCGGATCTGGACGCGATTGCCGAAGGGTTCGACCTGTCGCAATTCGGGTCGGCGCCCACCAAGTTCGACGCTGAAGACCTGTGGCCGCTGACGCGCGCCCATGTGCAGGCTCTGCCGTTTGACGCGGTCGCGGGCCATATCCGTGCGCTGGGTGTGCCGGATGCGCTGGCCGGCCAGTTCTGGGATGTGGCGCGCGAAAACATCACCAAAGTGGGTGATCTCGATGCCTGGTGGGCGATGTGCCGCGATGGTGCCACGCCCGACATCGCGCCCGACGATGCCGATTTTGTCGCGCAGGCCATGACCTTGCTGCCGCCGCCGCCCTATGGTCCGACCGCATGGAAAGACTGGACCGACAGCGTGAAATCCGCCACGGGCCGCAAGGGCAAAGGCCTATTCATGCCGTTGCGCAAGGCCGTCACCGGGCAGGCACACGGCCCTGACATGTCGGCACTGCTGCCGTTGATGCAACGGGTGCCCGCGCGCGACGATCTGGTGGGGTAA
- a CDS encoding AEC family transporter produces MIEIFLKTLPFFGVICLGYWAGRSGLFGAAATAALTRFVFYFALSALLFGFSSNLSIAELFEWRVASAYLWGCGVVYALALMVAFLRRLPLAEAAMEAHTAIIGNTGFLGVPMLVLLMGVEAAGTILLILSIDLLLFSSLLTMVITISREGRLSAELPRRLLVGVLKNPMIMAMVVGLAWAGTGIDVPVPVNEFMTLLGAAATPGALFAIGASLADKSAERLHIAGWLSFAKLVLHPLAVAFAALVLFDVEPYAAGVMVAAAALPVAGNVYILAQHFGVAPARVSAAILISTAFSIATLPLVIAWAGAG; encoded by the coding sequence ATGATCGAGATTTTTCTTAAAACACTGCCGTTCTTCGGGGTGATCTGCCTGGGTTACTGGGCCGGTAGATCGGGGCTTTTCGGTGCGGCGGCTACAGCGGCGCTGACCAGATTCGTGTTCTACTTCGCGCTGTCGGCCTTGTTGTTCGGCTTTTCGTCGAACCTGTCGATCGCCGAGCTTTTTGAATGGCGCGTTGCCTCGGCCTATCTCTGGGGCTGTGGTGTGGTCTACGCGTTGGCGCTTATGGTTGCCTTTCTGCGCCGCCTGCCGCTGGCAGAAGCCGCGATGGAAGCCCACACTGCCATCATTGGGAACACCGGGTTTCTAGGGGTGCCTATGCTGGTCCTTTTGATGGGGGTCGAGGCGGCGGGCACGATCCTTCTGATCCTGTCCATCGACCTGCTGTTGTTTTCCAGCCTGCTGACCATGGTAATCACCATATCGCGGGAGGGGCGGCTGAGTGCCGAACTGCCGCGCCGATTGCTGGTCGGTGTCCTGAAGAACCCCATGATCATGGCGATGGTGGTTGGTCTGGCATGGGCGGGCACCGGCATCGACGTTCCCGTGCCGGTAAATGAGTTCATGACGCTGTTGGGCGCTGCAGCCACGCCAGGGGCGTTGTTTGCCATCGGTGCCTCGCTGGCCGACAAATCCGCCGAGCGGTTGCACATCGCGGGCTGGCTTTCGTTTGCAAAGCTGGTGCTGCATCCCTTGGCGGTCGCCTTCGCGGCGCTGGTATTGTTTGACGTGGAGCCCTATGCGGCCGGGGTGATGGTTGCCGCCGCCGCCCTGCCTGTGGCGGGCAACGTTTATATTCTGGCGCAGCACTTTGGGGTTGCACCGGCGCGCGTGTCGGCCGCGATCCTGATTTCGACCGCGTTCAGCATCGCAACCTTGCCGCTTGTGATCGCATGGGCTGGGGCGGGGTAG
- a CDS encoding tRNA-binding protein translates to MTDAITFDDFARVDIRVGTITHAEDFPQARKPAYRLHIDFGGDIGLRKSSAQITVHYTPDTLIGRQVVAVINFPPRQIGPFMSEVLVLGLSDADGAIVLLAPERPVPNGERMH, encoded by the coding sequence ATGACCGATGCCATCACCTTTGACGATTTTGCCCGCGTCGACATCCGGGTTGGGACAATTACCCATGCAGAGGATTTTCCGCAGGCGCGCAAACCTGCCTACCGGCTGCACATCGACTTTGGCGGTGACATCGGCCTGCGCAAGTCGTCGGCCCAGATCACCGTTCACTACACGCCAGATACGCTGATCGGTCGGCAGGTGGTTGCCGTCATCAATTTCCCCCCGCGCCAGATCGGGCCGTTCATGTCAGAGGTTCTGGTGCTGGGCCTGTCGGATGCCGACGGCGCGATTGTCCTGCTTGCCCCCGAGCGCCCGGTTCCCAATGGCGAAAGGATGCACTGA